In Dendropsophus ebraccatus isolate aDenEbr1 chromosome 14, aDenEbr1.pat, whole genome shotgun sequence, the following proteins share a genomic window:
- the TFAP2C gene encoding transcription factor AP-2 gamma isoform X2, with product MSLLGRSEWQDRHDGGSNGNPRLPHLSSVSQHLYSPAPPLSHSGSSDFQPPYFPPPYQPLPYSQSDPYSHLGDPFSLNSIHTSHPPPSQQQAWPGRQNQDHSGISHHNRPGLVHHIPSLDPSSGRLGRDFQRRPDILLQHGPGHGLDSSSLADNLGLPDIGQQMEDVASLEEQSLIMHDQTVIKKGKNTLNMPYQKDSLMGIVINPNEVFCSVPGRLSLLSSTSKYKVTVAEVQRRLSPPECLNASLLGGVLRRAKSKNGGRSLREKLEKIGLNLPAGRRKAANVTLLTSLVEGEAVHLARDFGYVCETEFPSKAVAEYLSRPHMERNEMANRKNMLLAAKQICKEFTDLLTQDRTPLGNARPNPILEPGIQSCLAHFSLITHGFGSAAICAAMTSVQNYLNEALKIADKMYMNAGDQSPGEGNKGLEKMDKHRK from the exons GACAGGCACGATGGGGGCAGCAATGGGAATCCGCGGTTACCCCATCTGTCGTCGGTCAGCCAGCACTTATACAGCCCAGCTCCCCCACTTTCTCATTCCGGCTCCTCCGACTTCCAGCCTCCGTATTTCCCACCTCCATACCAGCCTCTACCGTATTCCCAGTCTGATCCCTACTCCCACCTTGGAGACCCCTTCTCCCTCAACTCCATCCACACTTCTCACCCTCCTCCCAGTCAGCAGCAGGCATGGCCGGGCCGTCAGAACCAGGACCACAGTGGCATTTCCCACCACAACAGACCAGGGTTGGTTCATCACATCCCGTCTCTGGATCCCAGCTCAGGAAGGTTGGGAAGAGACTTCCAAAGAAGGCCGGACATCCTTCTCCAGCACGGACCTGGACATGGTCTGGACTCGTCAAGCCTTGCAGATAACCTCGGTCTCCCAGACATTGGCCAGCAGATGGAGGATGTTGCG agtTTGGAAGAGCAGAGCTTAATCATGCACGACCAGACCGTCATAAAGAAAG GCAAAAATACCCTCAACATGCCCTACCAGAAAGATTCCTTGATGGGAATCGTCATAAATCCAAATGAGGTCTTCTGCTCTGTTCCGGGAAGACTTTCACTCTTGAGTTCCACCTCAAAGTACAAAGTGACAGTAGCGGAAGTCCAGAGGCGGCTGTCACCCCCTGAATGCTTGAACGCATCTCTACTTGGAGGAGTACTGAGAAG AGCCAAATCTAAAAACGGAGGGAGGTCGTTGCGAGAGAAACTTGAGAAAATTGGTCTGAATCTGCCGGCCGGAAGAAGGAAAGCTGCCAATGTGACCCTGCTGACGTCGCTGGTGGAAG GTGAGGCCGTACACCTCGCTCGTGACTTTGGTTATGTTTGTGAAACAGAATTTCCTTCCAAGGCAGTGGCCGAATACTTGAGCCGACCGCATATGGAACGCAACGAGATGGCGAATCGCAAAAACATGCTGCTTGCGGCAAA gcAAATCTGCAAAGAATTCACAGACCTTCTCACCCAGGACAGGACGCCATTGGGTAACGCAAGACCAAATCCCATCCTGGAACCTGGAATCCAAAGTTGTTTAGCTCACTTCAGCCTCATCACGCACGGCTTCGGGAGTGCCGCAATCTGCGCTGCTATGACCTCTGTACAAAACTACCTGAATGAGGCGTTAAAGATTGCAGACAAAATGTATATGAACGCGGGAGACCAGAGCCCCGGAGAAGGCAACAAAGGCCTAGAAAAGATGGACAAGCACCGGAAATGA
- the TFAP2C gene encoding transcription factor AP-2 gamma isoform X1 → MLWKLADNVKYEEECEDRHDGGSNGNPRLPHLSSVSQHLYSPAPPLSHSGSSDFQPPYFPPPYQPLPYSQSDPYSHLGDPFSLNSIHTSHPPPSQQQAWPGRQNQDHSGISHHNRPGLVHHIPSLDPSSGRLGRDFQRRPDILLQHGPGHGLDSSSLADNLGLPDIGQQMEDVASLEEQSLIMHDQTVIKKGKNTLNMPYQKDSLMGIVINPNEVFCSVPGRLSLLSSTSKYKVTVAEVQRRLSPPECLNASLLGGVLRRAKSKNGGRSLREKLEKIGLNLPAGRRKAANVTLLTSLVEGEAVHLARDFGYVCETEFPSKAVAEYLSRPHMERNEMANRKNMLLAAKQICKEFTDLLTQDRTPLGNARPNPILEPGIQSCLAHFSLITHGFGSAAICAAMTSVQNYLNEALKIADKMYMNAGDQSPGEGNKGLEKMDKHRK, encoded by the exons GACAGGCACGATGGGGGCAGCAATGGGAATCCGCGGTTACCCCATCTGTCGTCGGTCAGCCAGCACTTATACAGCCCAGCTCCCCCACTTTCTCATTCCGGCTCCTCCGACTTCCAGCCTCCGTATTTCCCACCTCCATACCAGCCTCTACCGTATTCCCAGTCTGATCCCTACTCCCACCTTGGAGACCCCTTCTCCCTCAACTCCATCCACACTTCTCACCCTCCTCCCAGTCAGCAGCAGGCATGGCCGGGCCGTCAGAACCAGGACCACAGTGGCATTTCCCACCACAACAGACCAGGGTTGGTTCATCACATCCCGTCTCTGGATCCCAGCTCAGGAAGGTTGGGAAGAGACTTCCAAAGAAGGCCGGACATCCTTCTCCAGCACGGACCTGGACATGGTCTGGACTCGTCAAGCCTTGCAGATAACCTCGGTCTCCCAGACATTGGCCAGCAGATGGAGGATGTTGCG agtTTGGAAGAGCAGAGCTTAATCATGCACGACCAGACCGTCATAAAGAAAG GCAAAAATACCCTCAACATGCCCTACCAGAAAGATTCCTTGATGGGAATCGTCATAAATCCAAATGAGGTCTTCTGCTCTGTTCCGGGAAGACTTTCACTCTTGAGTTCCACCTCAAAGTACAAAGTGACAGTAGCGGAAGTCCAGAGGCGGCTGTCACCCCCTGAATGCTTGAACGCATCTCTACTTGGAGGAGTACTGAGAAG AGCCAAATCTAAAAACGGAGGGAGGTCGTTGCGAGAGAAACTTGAGAAAATTGGTCTGAATCTGCCGGCCGGAAGAAGGAAAGCTGCCAATGTGACCCTGCTGACGTCGCTGGTGGAAG GTGAGGCCGTACACCTCGCTCGTGACTTTGGTTATGTTTGTGAAACAGAATTTCCTTCCAAGGCAGTGGCCGAATACTTGAGCCGACCGCATATGGAACGCAACGAGATGGCGAATCGCAAAAACATGCTGCTTGCGGCAAA gcAAATCTGCAAAGAATTCACAGACCTTCTCACCCAGGACAGGACGCCATTGGGTAACGCAAGACCAAATCCCATCCTGGAACCTGGAATCCAAAGTTGTTTAGCTCACTTCAGCCTCATCACGCACGGCTTCGGGAGTGCCGCAATCTGCGCTGCTATGACCTCTGTACAAAACTACCTGAATGAGGCGTTAAAGATTGCAGACAAAATGTATATGAACGCGGGAGACCAGAGCCCCGGAGAAGGCAACAAAGGCCTAGAAAAGATGGACAAGCACCGGAAATGA